In Streptomyces violaceusniger Tu 4113, one DNA window encodes the following:
- a CDS encoding DEAD/DEAH box helicase — MTPPSAATPSDVAELSRCTAVFLPGDPARTGRIAFWRPDGSTPSGPATGSAEELTVAVPVDAPDDGSTGPAPTGLDVRTRTVQALVLPMGEALPVLTRARARAAQAGPGQCDPATAFWGAAAVLALQLAARGKLLPGLTATDHDAWRVGPLTPDDLTRVRELAAAMPPSAHATPLPASGPVLLPEPERQLRAFLDAVADGLPRSPAAALAAGGPAFAATAPRRLPEQRAWAADVAAGHDAGVRLSVRIELLHGGGGNGKADRPHFRAVLQLHSLTDPALVADAADVWAGTSPVIPALGPRARMDALLTLRRAARAWAPLAPLLSAAVPDALDLADEEVAELLGPAAGALDAAGVQVHWPRELARGLTARAVIGPDDDEAQDDGGPRFPAFLSADALLRFSWRFAVGDQELTRAELDQLAEASRPVVRLRDQWVLLDPEAARRVRDRQDRKLTPADALGAVLTGRAEADGSEVEVRPTGWLEALRDHLADPEGTAGAQPPPVSQPAALAATLRDYQLRGLDWLVRMTSIGLGGCLADDMGLGKTITLIALHLHRRSIPEASGPTLVVCPTSLMGNWRREIERFAPGTPVRRFHGPARSLDGLADGEFVLTTYGTMRLDAQRLAEAGPWGMVVADEAQHVKNPFSATARQLRTIGAQARVALSGTPIENNLSELWAILDWTTPGVLGTHGAFRRRYAQAVESGSDPEAAARLAKLVRPFLLRRRKSDPGIAPELPPKTETDRAVALTKEQAGLYEAVVREILAEISGTGGLVRRGLIVKLLTGLKQICNHPAQYLKEDRPVIPGRSGKLELLDELLDTILAEGASVLVFTQYVQMARILEGHLAARGVPTQLLHGGTPVARREEMVRSFQDGEVPVFLLSLKAAGTGLNLTRAGHVVHYDRWWNPAVEAQATDRAYRIGQTQPVQVHRIIAEGTVEDRIAAMLTRKQELADAVLGSGEGALTELTDAELAELVELRGTER; from the coding sequence GTGACCCCACCCTCCGCGGCAACACCCTCCGACGTCGCCGAACTCTCCCGCTGCACCGCGGTCTTCCTTCCCGGTGATCCGGCACGCACCGGCCGGATCGCGTTCTGGCGGCCGGACGGCTCCACCCCTTCCGGTCCCGCCACCGGCTCGGCCGAGGAGCTGACGGTCGCCGTCCCGGTGGACGCCCCCGACGACGGCTCCACCGGCCCCGCCCCCACCGGTCTCGACGTCCGGACCCGGACCGTACAGGCGCTCGTGCTGCCCATGGGCGAGGCGCTGCCGGTGCTCACCCGCGCCCGGGCGCGGGCTGCCCAGGCCGGTCCGGGCCAGTGCGACCCCGCCACGGCCTTCTGGGGCGCCGCCGCCGTACTCGCCCTCCAACTCGCGGCCCGCGGAAAGCTGCTGCCCGGGCTCACCGCCACCGACCACGACGCCTGGCGCGTCGGCCCGCTCACCCCCGACGACCTGACACGGGTGCGTGAACTGGCCGCCGCCATGCCGCCCAGCGCGCACGCGACGCCGCTGCCCGCCTCCGGCCCGGTGCTGCTGCCCGAGCCCGAGCGGCAGCTGCGCGCGTTCCTGGACGCGGTGGCGGACGGCCTGCCGCGCTCGCCCGCCGCGGCGCTGGCCGCGGGCGGCCCCGCCTTCGCCGCCACCGCGCCACGGCGGCTGCCCGAACAGCGGGCCTGGGCCGCCGACGTGGCCGCCGGGCATGACGCGGGGGTGCGGCTCTCGGTCCGTATCGAGCTGCTGCACGGCGGCGGTGGGAACGGTAAGGCGGACAGGCCGCACTTCCGTGCCGTCCTCCAGCTGCACAGCCTCACCGACCCGGCGCTGGTCGCGGACGCCGCCGATGTCTGGGCGGGCACCTCGCCCGTCATCCCGGCCCTCGGTCCGCGCGCCCGTATGGACGCGCTGCTGACCCTGCGGCGCGCGGCCCGCGCCTGGGCGCCGCTCGCCCCGCTGCTGTCGGCCGCCGTGCCGGACGCCCTGGACCTCGCCGACGAGGAGGTCGCCGAGCTGCTCGGCCCTGCGGCCGGGGCGCTGGACGCCGCCGGGGTCCAGGTGCACTGGCCCAGGGAGCTGGCCCGTGGGCTCACCGCACGTGCCGTCATCGGCCCGGACGACGACGAGGCTCAGGACGACGGCGGGCCCCGGTTCCCCGCCTTTCTCTCCGCCGACGCGCTGCTGCGCTTCAGCTGGCGGTTCGCCGTGGGCGACCAGGAGCTCACCCGCGCCGAGCTGGACCAGCTCGCCGAGGCCAGCCGGCCGGTGGTGCGGTTGCGCGACCAATGGGTCCTCCTCGACCCCGAGGCGGCCCGCCGCGTCCGCGACCGGCAGGACCGCAAGCTCACCCCCGCCGACGCCCTCGGTGCCGTCCTTACCGGTCGCGCGGAAGCCGACGGCAGCGAGGTGGAGGTACGGCCCACCGGCTGGCTGGAGGCCCTGCGGGACCACCTCGCCGACCCCGAGGGGACCGCCGGCGCACAGCCACCGCCCGTGTCCCAGCCGGCCGCTCTGGCCGCCACGCTGCGCGACTATCAGCTGCGCGGCCTGGACTGGCTGGTCCGTATGACCTCGATCGGCCTCGGCGGCTGTCTCGCCGACGACATGGGGCTCGGCAAGACCATCACCCTGATCGCCCTCCATCTGCACCGCCGATCCATCCCCGAAGCCTCCGGACCCACTCTGGTGGTCTGCCCCACCTCCCTGATGGGCAATTGGCGGCGCGAGATCGAGAGGTTCGCGCCGGGCACCCCGGTGCGCCGTTTCCACGGCCCCGCGCGCAGCCTGGACGGCCTCGCGGACGGCGAGTTCGTCCTCACCACCTACGGCACGATGCGGCTGGACGCACAGCGGCTGGCCGAGGCCGGGCCATGGGGCATGGTGGTCGCGGACGAGGCCCAGCATGTGAAGAACCCGTTCTCGGCGACGGCGCGGCAGCTCCGCACCATCGGCGCACAGGCGCGCGTGGCGCTCTCCGGAACCCCCATCGAGAACAACCTCTCCGAGCTGTGGGCGATCCTCGACTGGACCACGCCAGGAGTGCTGGGCACCCACGGTGCGTTCCGCAGGCGCTACGCCCAGGCCGTGGAGAGCGGAAGCGACCCCGAGGCGGCCGCGCGGCTGGCGAAACTGGTCCGGCCCTTTCTGCTCAGGCGCCGCAAGTCCGACCCCGGTATCGCCCCGGAGCTGCCGCCGAAGACCGAGACGGACCGGGCCGTCGCGCTCACCAAGGAGCAGGCCGGGCTCTACGAGGCGGTGGTGCGCGAAATCCTCGCCGAGATCTCCGGCACCGGCGGTCTCGTCCGGCGCGGGCTCATCGTCAAGCTCCTCACCGGGCTGAAGCAGATCTGCAATCACCCGGCGCAGTATCTGAAGGAGGACCGGCCCGTGATCCCCGGGCGCTCCGGCAAGCTGGAGCTGCTCGACGAGTTGCTGGACACCATCCTGGCCGAGGGCGCGAGCGTTCTGGTCTTCACCCAGTACGTCCAGATGGCGCGCATCCTCGAGGGCCATCTGGCCGCGCGCGGGGTGCCGACCCAGCTCCTGCACGGCGGTACGCCGGTGGCGCGGCGCGAGGAGATGGTGCGGAGCTTCCAGGACGGCGAGGTCCCGGTGTTCCTGCTGTCGCTGAAGGCGGCGGGCACGGGGCTCAATCTCACCCGGGCCGGGCATGTCGTGCACTACGACCGCTGGTGGAACCCGGCCGTCGAGGCCCAGGCCACCGACCGCGCGTACCGCATCGGCCAGACCCAGCCGGTGCAGGTCCACCGCATCATCGCGGAGGGGACCGTGGAGGACCGCATCGCCGCGATGCTGACACGCAAGCAGGAGCTGGCGGACGCCGTGCTCGGCTCCGGCGAGGGCGCGCTGACCGAACTGACCGACGCCGAGCTGGCAGAGCTCGTGGAGCTGCGGGGGACCGAACGATGA
- a CDS encoding PadR family transcriptional regulator gives MLELAILGFLHDAPLHGYELRKRIAALTGHVKPVAESTLYPAIKRLEKAGLLARRTQPGAGAAPRHVLTLTPEGHAELRRRLAHPADIDITDENRWFTLLAFLRHLDDPSAQAELLSRRMAFLRQPSSFFYEGDRPLRAEEVEDPFRRGILTIARATSQAELSWLRRTLDTLRAATDD, from the coding sequence CGCCATCCTGGGCTTCCTCCACGACGCCCCCCTGCACGGTTACGAGTTGCGCAAGCGCATCGCCGCGCTGACCGGACATGTGAAACCCGTGGCCGAGAGCACCCTCTACCCGGCGATCAAGCGGCTGGAGAAGGCCGGGCTGCTGGCCCGCCGGACCCAGCCGGGCGCGGGGGCGGCGCCCCGGCATGTCCTCACGCTGACCCCCGAGGGACATGCGGAGCTGCGCCGCCGCCTCGCGCATCCGGCGGACATCGACATCACCGACGAGAACCGCTGGTTCACCCTGCTGGCGTTCCTGCGGCATCTCGACGACCCCTCGGCACAGGCGGAGCTGCTGTCGCGCCGGATGGCCTTTCTGCGGCAGCCGTCGAGCTTCTTCTACGAGGGCGACCGTCCGCTGCGGGCCGAGGAGGTGGAGGACCCCTTCCGGCGTGGCATCCTCACCATCGCCCGGGCCACCAGCCAGGCCGAACTGTCCTGGCTGCGGCGCACGCTCGACACGCTCCGCGCGGCGACCGACGACTGA